A stretch of DNA from Triticum dicoccoides isolate Atlit2015 ecotype Zavitan chromosome 2A, WEW_v2.0, whole genome shotgun sequence:
CAGTTATATCATGACCACATCATTCAAACCAACCCCGTCCCGCTGTATATGTTAATTAATAGATTAAGAATTGCTAACAGTACAAAAATAATTACTAACTAGGGCAACCGCAAGGAATCGAGCGCTTCTGAGGATCCACTATCGTTCAAATGTCCTTCCCTAGCTCAACCTTCTTCACCAACCTTAGCGTGTTGTGCAAGATGGAGTCAAGTATGCCGGCCACCTAGAATTCACAGGTTCAAACATCAGCCATGTATACTCGATGCTCTAGGAAGTATGAAAATATAAACAAGGAGATGTTCCCACCGTGAAAACTCCACCAATAATAGCACAGACGTTTGTGATGAAGTGGGAGAACGATTTTGGAAGTTCAGTCACCAGGACCTGATGATAAATGAGAATCAGTTTAGATGGACTGTTCGATATGTTAGTAAACCGAGTAACAAGTATATAAAATACCTAGATACCTACCTGCATGGGAGAAGGCTCAAAATGGAATTTCACAACAGGGACATAGAAGCTGTGCACCAAGCTGCTGTGTGCTGTGTATTCATATTCTTCAAGCACTTTCAACTCCTTTGCGTATCTCAGCGTAACCAGCTCAGTCTTTACAATTTGTAGGTAATGCTCAATCTAGAATGACATAGTTTAAACAAATGCCATGTTATTTCCTAATAAACAATGGAAAAAAACTTACATGCATTGCAAACTTCAAAAGAGAAGTAGGCAAATTTTAGGGACTTACAGTAACATTTGCATTGACATCACCATGCTTAACGATGTAAGACTGACCAGCTAATCTATCATGGTGTCCGCCAACATAGGGAAATAGTCTTTTCAGTTCATTGAACATCTTTGATGAGAGCCTTTTGCCAAATGAGAATGTTGTGACGTAGTGGGAAACATTTATCTGAGATGGATCAAACGAGTGTGAACCAGATCGAGCTGATATTACAACACTGCCAGGAACCTGGTGAAGAGAAGAAAGTAATCAAACATCCCAAAAAAGAATCCTTTCTCCATGCAGCAAGTATTAGTACTACAGGCGCTTACCTCGCCAACACTACAGAAGCTAGCAGTATGAATGTTAGCTCAGAAGTTCATTTACCTTTTTGACCCGCACAAAACCTTCTATTCTGCAGCCACCGGTCATTGGAGCAGGACGCTTTGCAGGATCAACAGTCTTGTTGGACTTGTCTTCCAAAGCAAGCACATGGGCCTCTTTTGGAATATTTGCAACATATGTTTCCATTGCCTAAGATTCAAAACTTATATCAAGAATCCAGTACAGAACAGCCTATGAGACCATAAATACCATATATTAACAAGCAAAGAATTAGCCTTTAGTTCACCCTCAAGAAGTTCATTACAATTTCTCGGGTAGGCTAAGGTTTAGGATATTGTGCGGCAGTAAAGATAACCAATGTGATACAATCGTACTGACATAAGAACAACAATTGGAAACCATGTGATTCATAACATACCGCGACTAAACTTTCGGTATCACGTTCCCCATAGTATGAGTCATGATCATGGTGACCCTGATTCTCCCTGTACAGAAGTTGATTTGGTTATTTACTGACCTTGAGGGCAAAATTAACGGGAAGCATTGGCAGAATGAGGTTTACAGTTTCAGTGTGATATAATGTAAGGTTTACTGTGCTTACTTCATATCACTCCCTTTATGAAAAATGCGAATTGATGGGTAACCTTGTATATGGTGCCTGCATTTAATTAAATAAAGAGATGAAGATATAGCATATCAGCATTTTGACTAAGAAGCATACGAATGCCAATATGTGAAACTAGGAGACAGGgttggggtggggaggggggggggtcgcTAAATATGCAGAACTGAAATATTTTAGTTACTTTACTGGTGCCAAACAGAAAGCCAATGGGAATGAAAATAGACAATCCTGCCACTGTTTATTCAGTATGCAATATGGAAGATAGGGAAATGCTTCAAgctcattcttttttctttttctttttttgcgggtgCTTCAAACTCATTCTTAATCAAATAGTTCCAGAAGGAAGGAATAGCACCCGCAAGAGCAGCATGCAAGGACACACTAAATCATGACAAGACCGTGGGATCATCATATAACTTCAACAGATATTTACAACAAAATTAATCAAATTTCATGGTAGAAGACAAACGAGGATTTTGGATTCATGTGATGTCAGTCTATTACAACAATATAAGTGTTTAACACtcctatatttctttacagagagagtAGCATATTCATGTGATGTCAGTCTATTAATACATAAATAGAAAGGTTAAAATAAGAAGAAAGTACAATTTTGGACGAAAGAGAAAACGCATTGAATTAAAAGTATATAATCAACCCCACTTATTCGTTTATCGATCTCTAATTTGATAATTAATTAGTACATACCTCTTACACAGTTCAACTTCCTCAGTGCAGTCAACTTTCCCGAGAAGAATTCTGCCATCCATTTCAGGGTCATATCTGAATATAACAAATAAAATCAGGATGGTAATCTAAAGCATAAAATCATGAATCCCCAAGCCACGTTCGGGACAAAAAAGAGCAAAAGCATATACCTCTCCCTTATTATTTGCGCAGCCTTTTCCCATGAAGGTTTCTGAAGGATTATTGATTGATCAGAACCAATTTAACTTCTCCATATACACTAAGTGAAAGGGAAcacaaagaaaaaaaatctaa
This window harbors:
- the LOC119354289 gene encoding protein disulfide isomerase-like 5-4 gives rise to the protein MISSSKLKSVDFYRKIPRDLTEASLSGAGLSIFAALAMVFLFGMELSSYLAVNTTTSVIVDRSSDGEFLRIDFNLSFPALSCEFASVDVSDVLGTNRLNITKTVRKFSIDRNLVPTGSEFHAGPIPTVNKHGDDVEEYHGDGSVALSSRNFDSYSHQYPVLVVNFYAPWCYWSNRLKPSWEKAAQIIRERYDPEMDGRILLGKVDCTEEVELCKRHHIQGYPSIRIFHKGSDMKENQGHHDHDSYYGERDTESLVAAMETYVANIPKEAHVLALEDKSNKTVDPAKRPAPMTGGCRIEGFVRVKKVPGSVVISARSGSHSFDPSQINVSHYVTTFSFGKRLSSKMFNELKRLFPYVGGHHDRLAGQSYIVKHGDVNANVTIEHYLQIVKTELVTLRYAKELKVLEEYEYTAHSSLVHSFYVPVVKFHFEPSPMQVLVTELPKSFSHFITNVCAIIGGVFTVAGILDSILHNTLRLVKKVELGKDI